The genomic interval GACCCGACCTCGGTGAAAGCTTATATAAGCAGCGTTATGAAAGTATCAAGAGAAAAGCACACAATATACCAGAGCTTATCTCTTCACAGCAGCCACGGGGACCAAGTAAGGGAACTTGGATCAAGGGATCGGCCCAGTGACTGTTTACATTTCTCTCATTGTTTCTGCGTCACCGGGTAGCCAAAGCATTCATTATCCCGGCagcttctgctcctctcctcccagctgATGGTGCAGTGGAATAGAGGAGTACCAAGAAAATGGAGGAAGGGAAGTGAACAATAACTGGCTTGAGACACCGCCCTGGTCCCCCCCCCGGTCCAGGAACAGGATTTTTCTTCTCAGGTTGTGTTGTGTCCACCGTCGCCTGTTTTTCACAcacttgagagaaaaaaaaatcacttttccATGCGGTGACTGTACTTGAGTACACTCAGGGGATGTCAACAAACATGTTGTGGAAGATCACGCTTAGCTGCCAGAATCAAAGCCTTTTTCCCATAAACAACAGACTGATGATGAATGTACATAGTTGAAGGGAATCTTTTCTCAGCAAAGTGCTGAAGTGGGAGCAGATCAAACAGCTTCGGGGGGAATCCTGAGACAAACCTGTGCACTGTGTTCCTTTGAGGTATCGTTCTATGCCGTGTAGACTAATATTACCACATTACACACCTTCCAGCAATATACAGTACACATACTACTTTCCTGAAAGTGCTTCTGCCCTCTGAGACTCTGAACTTGCTCTATCGACTGTAGATGATTGATGACTCAAAACAGTCTGATGTTTGATCCTGAATCAACTCCTTCGTCCACATCTAAGTGAAGTGGTTTAGTGCTGCCACCTTCCGGCGGCCAATCAGTAAagtcgtaaaaaaaaaatcacattttgagGATAAGCTTTATTTGttacaatttagaaaaaaatcgccAAAAAGTTACAATTAGAATGTTTTTAATAAGAAAGTAATTTCTTAACAATAGCCTATTACATTAATTATACTTATTTAGTTCCTATTTGCAAATCATCGTCAAGCTAGTTGTGACTATACCAAATGATAAATCCACATTATAACATAGAGAACATGTTTAGGAGACAGTCAAAGCCGGGATCAGCATGCGacgtcatctcctcctccttggaTCAGTTGTTGCTGCCTTCTGTTTGattctgttgtttcttttgattCTGTCTCGATCTACCGTGGACCATTTCCTCTCCTGCATTCACACATTCTGTAGGCACATATGTAGAAAATACCTGCAATGGACAGAGACAATGTCTTAGTGCTGATGTAGAGATAACACAGTTCCAGTCAACATTTCTACTAACAATGTTAAACAATCTgactttaatatatatattacgatcttattttttttttaaagtttcttgCTTCTCTGGTTATTGCTTCTTCTGAGCTCTTTGACAATAGCGTAAAGTTTACGATCTGGACAAAGATTGATTCCAAACATATATCTTCTCACCTGCAAAGAAGTTCATGAGCATGGCCACCCAGCCCAGAATGTAAGACCAGGAGAAGCGCCAGTCACCGAAGCGCTTTCCCAGGAAGTTGATTGTCACTCCAGTATAAATCGCCATTCCCAACAGAACAAAGAAAGCTATAAGTGGGAGAGGGAGGCACATGTCAGTTATGattaagttaaagttaaatgtATGTGCGCCAATTCAGGAGAAAACAAGACTCACTTGAGACAAAAAACATGATTCCTGCAGCAAAGGAGCGGTTGAACCTTTCAAAGGAGGAGAAGTGGGAGAAGGACATGATGCCAGCGATGATGCCTGCGAAGCACGACATCCCTGAGAGGATCATGAAGGCCCTGGTGGCATTCCAGTAAGCTGGAAGCAAGCGGGTAGAAATCATCAGACATGCCATCATTATGAAGGTGTTTTCAAACATATAATACACCTAATGTGCGTTACCTATGCTGTCAGTCTGCATGTAGCACTTGTTGGACATGCAGTACCTCCACAGGCCCTGGTGGGCATAGTTTCCAGACATGCGGTACTGCATCCAGTAGTCAGTTGCAGTGGAGACCACCAACAGGATGTTACCAACAATGGCGCAGAACAAGCCCCCTCCCATGAAGCTGTACATCTTGAGCTGAGATAACGGGGCCGCTGCAGAGCAACTGCAAtgtgaaaagagaaaattaTAGATGATAAGTAatcatatattttctttttgtgtacTGCAAACAAACATGAAGTTCTTATTGTCAAATTGAAGAGATTTGGTAATGAAATACACACATCTCTATTTTAAGACTTGTAATCTAATCTAATTGCTGAGATAAAGACAGTGTACATTAAAAATATCCTGTGAAAATGTACAATAACGTcccttaaatgtgtcattcaaaTGTATTCACTGAAGTTCTGCCAAcagtgcaaaaaaacattttaaaaatggttgTGATAGTTAcaatttcttttaatgtttttgcaCTGTTGGGGGAATTTCAGTGAGCTACCAGATTTAACTAAAACCACAAATGATTCCTGCTAATTATAAAGCCATCTACGGACAACCACAAACATATGACATGAACAGCTAGACAGAAAACATTACTTTAAATATGAGCATGTAAAAACAGCACGTTGCTTTAGGTTTAGGTTTTACACTCAACCACCGTTTCCTCAAACATACGTACctcttcttcagtgaaaccatgACTATATGTGgaacaaatgcaaaacaaaaccacGGCGAAAGCTATGATGTTGCAGTTTGTTGCTGTTGTCCTCCGTTCAACTCCTCATGTCACACCAGTGCTTGTTCGGCTGTAACGAGGTTTTATCTGACTCTGCCAGCCTCTGTCCAACCACAGTCATcatatgtaaaatgtgttgctgtaggatacacacacaaaaaaaaccctgaaattTGATCCCTTACCTTGTTTCTGGAAATGCACCCTCTCTACTGTCCACCTTTCTGAGGCAGAGATAGAAAGGAGTGGAGGGGAGAAGAGAGCGACTGAGAGCCGTTGCTCACTTGGGtccaaagagacagagagtCACAGATAATACGACAACCAGAAAGTTGCCCCCCTCGTTTTTTTCTGTCGATGAAAGCAAAATGCTTTGCCGCAATAGTCTCCCTGTGTGAAATGCACTTGAATGAAACACCATAGGGGTCACAATGCACGTGACCCTGTACATTTGAGTGGGTGGGTGGTTTGTGAGGCCTTGGAAAAGGGATGGTGgtccatgtttcttttttttgtgtaaacGGTATGGTCTAGAATTGGGGATATGCATAGGTATGCAGGACTGTCTGTGTCAATGTAACAtgctgaaacacacacttttctttcttttgaaacACAGAGGCAGTGGGGAGGGACACATATGGAGGGAGCGCTGTATAGTGGgacagtgtctctctctctctctctacctctacTTTAGTATTTTCTTAATTAAAAATAGATAAGtacagtatatacacatatatataatatctgaGATGAACTTTCGGACTGTAGGGCTTAACAGTATCTAGCCCTTTTCTAACTCTTTCTTATTTCTCTATTTATCAAACACATTCAATCCCAATAAAGGTAATGAACAAGAGATTGAAGGCCCATCGACTCCAGTGGAGCTGCCAGAGGCCAACAGATTTTAGTTGTACTGGGTGGATTTTAGAGGCCCTGTTTCCAGTGGTCTCTCTGGATAAATATGGGTAAAAAAATGACGAAGCCAAAAATGGTAAGGGAAAATGTAAGAGAGCACAATGTTAGGCTAAGCATATGTAAATTAAACATGCACCTTTAGCTCCATCCCCACTGAAACAGAGCGGCTTCCACAGGATGACTCTCAGGTCGGCATCCATAAAATAGGCCGGATTTACATTATCATTTCTAAATTCACACCATTATGAACGTCTAATATAACATCAGTTGCAGGTTTGATTCCCTAAAAGGAGCTTGACCATTCGGGACCATATTGAGATGTATTCACGACTAAAGAAACACAATTTATTTAAGTGACAAAACAGCCTCGTCCACCTCTGATCTCTGTTGATCACACAGATGCTGACATAGAACAATGCGATGCTTGTCAAAAAGCAACTGATCATGACATCTTGTCGCTGTCAGCGGGGATCAACACCGAATATGAATCATATGCcccacgttttttttaaataattgctcataaataaattgaatgtTCAAATTGTGACCCCAGCCccattaataaaaatgtaagggtgtttattttttatcccaATTGAAGTTGTGTGCTTTTGCTGAGGTAGCAAGTAATGATTCTTATCATTGATTAATCTGTCAATTTAAGTATTCATTGTGAAATTGTGAATTAAACGTCATTAagtcaagaaaatattcatcacaATACGCAAGACCACTTGATCACGATCCATCTGATCCAAATCTTCACCAAACATCacaccaaataaaaacacattttcatcttTGTGCTCGAGGTGACCAGGCAGCGGACTCCTCACACGTTCTGGAAAGACGTTTGACCTTTTATGATCCGGAAGCTGACGCCAGACCCGAGCTGTTCCATCGGCGGAATAAAGATGGCTGACCAAGGCGCCGCAGATCCTgggaataacaacaataatacacCTGAAGCATCGGAAGGAACTATTATTAAGGTCACAGTAAAAACCCCtaaagacaaagaggaaatcGCCATCGCAGAAGATGCGTCTGTCACTCAGGTTTGTCCATTTTCGCCTGTGGGGAGCTGCTTTGCGGTTCAGCGCCTGCTCTAACGTCATGCCCCTGCCCACAACTTCAGCGAGGAAGCTAGTTAGCCATGTTAGCATTTGTCGCTACTCTTACCGGCTAACTGATAGTATGTGAAATCAAAGACGTCGTGTTGGGCGAGAGTATTGCTGCTTGGTTCAACAACTGCTTGGTGTTATTAAGGTTATAGACACCCAAAAGAGAGAGATGACCTCGTCAATATTTCGAAATGGCTAATCGGCTAGCCAGCTAACGGTAACACTTAGCTAGCTTAGTTAGCTAACTCTGCTTACAAGCTAAGCCAACGATAGCTTGGCTAAACTGTAGCCAAACAGTGACAGCTGACGGGTGGCGTTCTAGCAATATTGGCCTGGAACCATGGAAGTGGTTTTGGACAAGGGATATGTCGAATCTCTTCCATTTCTTATTTTAGCTCGAGAGAGCTTGAAAGATGCTAACGCTTGCTATCACTCTAGAACATTCTCAGTGCTGCCACTGAGTCATTCAGCTTTCTGGGGAATATTCCGAATTCCCCGAGCTGATGTTGGCTCGGCGACGGGTTGAAGTGAAACCACGCAATCCTGAATGTAGGTTCAATGTGAAGGAACATTTTTGTCTGGTTGTGTGCTTTTCACGGTTATATATTCATGTGTTTCACGTTGGACTTAGATCCCTTACACAAGTGTGTTGAAATCTTTATCTAACGGTAACGTTACATGAAGCTTTACTGTATGAAAACTATATTTTATTCTCTAAGATGCACATTTTGTTTATGGAGCTGTGACATTGTTCAATATGAGGACGTGCAATTAACAGATTTCCTTGTCTTTTCTTTACTTCGATCGTCATCAGCTGCCACAACGTAGGGTTTAAAATAACAGTAAACCTCTGTAAATAATTACATATCAATGGAGTAAGAGAGATAATAAGAAAGTCCTAAACCACAGATAACATTAACTTGACATTCATCCTCTTCTGATAATCTGACTTTTTgaaataacttatttttattgtgttggTTAGTAGATCTATCCAATCTGTTTCATGTAGtggaattcatttaaatgttcaaaTTAAATCATAACGTCGCTAAGCATAATTCTCAACATTATATATCCAGTTTTTAACTGTGACAATGAAATATGACATCAGCCTCCTTCAGGATTAAACTAACTTCTGTTCAAATTGTGCTTCACACAGTAGTGTGACTGGGGGGGAACTGACTTGTCAGATTTGGGCTTCAGAGGACTTTCTGGGAAATTTCGCAAGGTTGATGTGGAACATACAACAAATTTGAGCAGCTCAAATTACATCAATGTTACTTTTGATATTAtccttttaatttcatttttctgtCCCTCCTGTTCGTTTCTCGATCTCTCTCCGTTTCTTGCTGTCTTTTAGTTTAAAGAAGAGATCTCGAGGCGGTTCAAAGCCAAACAGGACCAGTTGGTTCTGATTTTTGCAGGGAAGATCTTGAAGGATGGCGACAGCCTTGGCCAACACGGCATCAAGGATGGTCTGACAGTTCACCTGGTCATAAAGACAGCACATAAGTACGGCTAAATTATTATACCAACAAATTTGTGTTTAACTGCATCAATAATATGTAAATACTACCAGCCTACACGAGTACTTGATTTCATATGTACCGTTACTCTGTAGGGCAGGAGATGGCGGTAGCACCTCAGCCTCAAGCTCAACCACCACTCAAGCAGGCAATACCTCCACCTCTAGTCCAGGTACAACCCCCTCCTCCACAGCAGGCTCCACTGGCAATGCTGTACCACCTACACAGACGCCCAACATACTGAGTGAGTCCACCTGTGTGTTACTATTTACACTCCAAACCCCCATTATTAGTTCAGCTCCTCATGGATGATGTTTAAAACCATCGCTTGCCCATCTGCTGTCACTCAGCTGGCTTTGGTGACTTGGCCGGCCTGTCCGGACTGGGCATGGGCTCATCTAACTTCatggagctccagcagcagatgcagaggCAGCTCATGTCCAACCCAGAGATGCTGTCTCAGATCATGGAGAACCCGTTGGTGCAGAACATGATGTCCAACCCAGACCTAATGAGGCAGATGATCATGGCGAACCCCCAGATGCAGCAGCTAATGGAACGCAACCCTGAGATCTCCCACATGCTCAACAACCCTGAGCTTATGAGACAGGTAAACGAAATGGAGCGGGGCTGAAAGGCAGAGAGAATGGACTCTTGCATGAATACACGTTTTGCACTGTTTATTTAGGATTTTACTTCCTGTGTTTAGAATGAACTACAACTGACTTGCATCCCTGCTGCTTTTATCTCAACTCCCAGACCATGGAGCTAGCGAGGAACCCAGCCATGATGCAGGAAATGATGCGAAACCAGGACCGGGCCCTGAGCAACTTGGAAAGCATACCAGGAGGTTACAATGCTTTGCGGAGGATGTACACAGACATCCAGGAACCCATGTTCAGCGCTGCCAGGGAACAGGTACCTTGTAGGGATTTTTAATGATACAATCCATGTCTGGCCTTAGTTGCCAGCGTTAAAGGGTTAACTATCTCTTTCTCTGTAGTTTGGAAACAACCCATTCTCGGCTTTAGGTGGGAACTCTGAGTCAGGCGCCCAGCCATCACGGACAGAGAACCGGGAGCCTCTGCCCAATCCATGGGGGCAACCAAATTCTTCTAACCCCTCTGAGAGTGGCGGGGCCTCCACAGGAAGCACGAGCACCACTGGAGGAACCAACCCCAGTGTGTCCAATCCTCTGGGAATCAATGCTGGCAGTCTGGGCAATGGTACGTATGATGGATGAGTTTGTGGTTCTCAATACACCTGCTTGCTAAGTAATCAATTTAATCCTTTGTTTACGTGTTTAGGTGCATGTaaactcctttttgttttctgtgtgttgcAGGGATGTTTAACAGCCCGGGCATGCAGAGTCTACTGCAGCAGATCTCGGAAAACCCTCAGCTGATGCAAAACATGATCTCTGCTCCATACATGCGCAGTATGATGCAGTCACTGTCTCAAAACCCAGAGTTGGCCTCCCAGGTATGAAACGGAAAGATGTGGGCAGGGCTACGGGCCACTGTACTGCATGAACCAACAGGGCCTTTTTATATTAGAACCCAAAGCTTGCCTTAGAACGCATTGTTATTCACATTGTGTACCACATGTTAAatcataataaaatgtaaataggTTCTAGCCTGTTGTGCATTAGGCAAATAATCCCCGCCATTTATTGCATACTCAATAGAGTGGATTGTCTGTTAAGCTCCAACCAACGTACAGCTCCGACTTACTGGGTTCTCACGAGCAATGCTGATTACACCAAACCAGAAAATCCTTAGtgaagtgcttttatttttgtcattcaaCATTTTGGTGTTGATCCATGCCTAATGTAATTATCAACTGtccttttttctgtctgtctccaacAGGTTTTGATGAATAACCCCTTGTTTGCTGGAAACCCACAGCTGCAGGACCAGTTCAGATCTCAGTTGCCCATTTTTCTGCAACAGGTATCACGCACATTTTAGCCCAGACATGGGCAAAATACGGCCCGATGGGCTGCAAACTTCCCCCCCGAACTTTCAGTCGCACTTAAATGGAAACATGCCTAATACCAGGGCTTGACATTAGCACCTGCCAAATGCGGGTGGAATTCGGCTGTGGCGAGTAAAGCAGTCTCTCTCACTTACTACTTTGGCGGGTGTAATTCTATATACATCTCTATTTTTTATTGTAGTGTAACAGCTATTATTAAAGGGTCATAAGTGCATCATGCACGGACCCAGAACGCTCGGTTACAttggtgcagcggtggttcatGTAAAcagactacggaccgcgacgaccaTTTTCACTTCGGTGACTTTGAGTGTGCACTTCCTTAGCTAATCgtagacagctgagctaaactaaccaTTAGCAGGCTAAAGCTGCGGCACTACAGAGACAGCAGTGCGTGgagatgaagacccgtttaacagttCCGGGCTGTTGACCAGACGTCGGCCAGCTGAGATCCATGCGGTCCTGGCTGCTCCGTGTACTGGTGACAGTAGCCAGTTTTTAGCCAGACGGTCCATTACAGTAGTCTTCTCAAGACACGTCTAaagtaataaactcattgcagggttctgaagcctcacgcattgacAGTGAGAGACGCTCATTTAAAACAGTTCACACGCCACGTCTTGAGAAGACGCCTCGTCCACCGTACGTTCGTTGCTAAGCAACatagacgcacaaacacacgtgacCGGTGGAGGCTTTTGATACAGTGAAGGTTGTAGCAGCACATAGCAGGTGTAGGAAAACCCGGAGGACAGACACACGAAAGATCCATCCccaaaaataatgtattgcaccgattgtagaaCGATTAAGGGTCTTTTgtagttgggacaagcaatttcccagtggaaacaataaaggaccatgaagtttctgTTGGCCATGTCAAAGGCATTACGactaaacagacaaagacaacaaagtgttgcatttaggtccctggtcctcatgaagtcaGGGGAACTACACCCTTgcaaatttgttaaattgccttgcaaataaatgctttgctacttGTGGCCCGCAGGCCCAAAAAGTTTGCTCACCCCTATTTTAGTCCGATAACTCACCCGGGAATTATTTACCGCCGTAAGGCACAAGCACAGTCCTCATAAAATGCAATAAGGAATGGctccaatatttattttcttctaatTATGAATATTGGCATATTATAATATTTGGCTTCAGTgttggcattttttttctttatctgcaTTTAATTGACTGGCTGCTTGAAAGTTTGGTCAATTCTTTGCTTGGTTACAGATGCAGAACCCAGAGGCCCTGTCAGTGATGACCAACCCCCGCGCCATGCAAGCTCTGATGCAGATCCAACAGGGTTTGCAGACACTGCAGACAGAAGCACCAGGCCTCATGCCCAGGTTTGCTCCAACAGATACCTACACAGATATTGCGCTATCTGTTCAATTTTTTTCcaactcctcctttttcttttttttttttggtgtagTTTGATGACAGGCGGAGTTCCCGGCGGTGTTCCTGGTGTAATTCCTGGTGGAGTTCCCGGTGTAATCCCTGGTTTAATTCCTGGCATAGTACCCGGTGGATCTCCTGGAGGAGCTCCAAGTGGAGTTCCTGGTGGAATTCCAGGCATGCCCACAGGTGGGGGGTTGCCAGCAGAGAACCCGGCTTCCTCACCAAGCAACGCGGGAACAAACGCCGCCCAGCAGCAGCTAATGCAACAGATGCTCCAGATGTTTGCTGGTGGAGTTGGCGGAGGAGGAAGCGCAACGGTACACAGATGCACGCGTGCAAGGATATTGCTTCTTCCGCGCCTGTatgattgtgtttttgaaatgggatttattttttgccTCCCGTAGACCCAGACCCCAGAAGTGCGGTTCCAGTCCCAGTTGGATCAGCTGAGCGCCATGGGCTTCATCAACCGCGAGGCCAACCTTCAGGCCCTTATTGCTACTGGAGGAGACATCAACGCCGCTATCGAGAGACTGCTGGGCTCACAGCCCTCGtaaagacatacagtac from Gasterosteus aculeatus chromosome 10, fGasAcu3.hap1.1, whole genome shotgun sequence carries:
- the LOC120826345 gene encoding lens fiber membrane intrinsic protein isoform X2, with amino-acid sequence MYSFMGGGLFCAIVGNILLVVSTATDYWMQYRMSGNYAHQGLWRYCMSNKCYMQTDSIAYWNATRAFMILSGMSCFAGIIAGIMSFSHFSSFERFNRSFAAGIMFFVSTFFVLLGMAIYTGVTINFLGKRFGDWRFSWSYILGWVAMLMNFFAGIFYICAYRMCECRRGNGPR
- the LOC120826346 gene encoding ubiquilin-4, with the translated sequence MIRKLTPDPSCSIGGIKMADQGAADPGNNNNNTPEASEGTIIKVTVKTPKDKEEIAIAEDASVTQFKEEISRRFKAKQDQLVLIFAGKILKDGDSLGQHGIKDGLTVHLVIKTAHKAGDGGSTSASSSTTTQAGNTSTSSPGTTPSSTAGSTGNAVPPTQTPNILTGFGDLAGLSGLGMGSSNFMELQQQMQRQLMSNPEMLSQIMENPLVQNMMSNPDLMRQMIMANPQMQQLMERNPEISHMLNNPELMRQTMELARNPAMMQEMMRNQDRALSNLESIPGGYNALRRMYTDIQEPMFSAAREQFGNNPFSALGGNSESGAQPSRTENREPLPNPWGQPNSSNPSESGGASTGSTSTTGGTNPSVSNPLGINAGSLGNGMFNSPGMQSLLQQISENPQLMQNMISAPYMRSMMQSLSQNPELASQVLMNNPLFAGNPQLQDQFRSQLPIFLQQMQNPEALSVMTNPRAMQALMQIQQGLQTLQTEAPGLMPSLMTGGVPGGVPGVIPGGVPGVIPGLIPGIVPGGSPGGAPSGVPGGIPGMPTGGGLPAENPASSPSNAGTNAAQQQLMQQMLQMFAGGVGGGGSATTQTPEVRFQSQLDQLSAMGFINREANLQALIATGGDINAAIERLLGSQPS
- the LOC120826345 gene encoding lens fiber membrane intrinsic protein isoform X1 codes for the protein MVSLKKSCSAAAPLSQLKMYSFMGGGLFCAIVGNILLVVSTATDYWMQYRMSGNYAHQGLWRYCMSNKCYMQTDSIAYWNATRAFMILSGMSCFAGIIAGIMSFSHFSSFERFNRSFAAGIMFFVSTFFVLLGMAIYTGVTINFLGKRFGDWRFSWSYILGWVAMLMNFFAGIFYICAYRMCECRRGNGPR